A stretch of DNA from Mycobacterium senriense:
ACCGCGCGGTGCGCCCGCGCGCGCGGCGCAGGCGCACGATCGCCGTCGGAAGGCGGTGGAGGTTGCGGCTGGTGTGCCGCAGCAGGCCCAGGGTCAGGCTGTCCAGCTTGCTGCGATCGAACGTGGCGCCGAACATGTGCCGCCCGCCGCGCACCTGGGCCAGCGCCAGAAATCCCCAGTACATGACGAAGTCGTCGACGAAACTGGCCGCGACCGGGGGCTCGTCGAGGTGTTCGACGCGGTGGCCCAGCTCCTCGAGCAGGCCGGCGGACTTCAGCGTCAACTCCCGCGTCTGAGGACTGCTTTCGCGTTGTATCGACCTGGTCAGCACCGCGATCCGCAGCCGCTGCCGGCCGGGCGCGGTGACGTCCCCGACGGGCGCCAGTTTGGGGTTGCGCCAGATCCGCTCGGCCTCGCGGTAGAAGGCCGCGGTGTCGCGCACCGAACGGCTCACCACCCCGTTGGCGACCACGCCGACCGGCATCCGGCGCAGCGTCGGGTCCAGCGGCAGCCGCCCCCGCGAGGGTTTGAGCCCGACCAACCCGTTGCAGGCGGCCGGAATCCGGATTGAACCGCCGCCGTCGTTGGCGTGCGCCATGGGCACCACACCGGCGGCGACGAAAGCGCCCGACCCCGACGACGACGCACCGGCGGTGTAGTCGGTGTCCCACGGGTTGCGGACCGGGCCCAACCGCGGATGCTCGGCCGCCGCGCTGAACCCGAACTCGGACAACTGCGTCTTGCCCACCGACGTCAGCCCCGTCGCCAGGAACAGCTCGGTGAAGACGCTGTCCGCGACGGCATTCCAGCTCGTCCACGCGTCGGTGCCGTGCATGGTGGGCTGCCCGGCGACGTCGACGTTGTCCTTGATGAACGTGGGGACGCCGGCGAAGTAACCGCCCGAAGGGGCCGCCGCGGCCGCCCGCGCTTGCTCGAAGGCGGCGTACGCCAACCCGTTCAGCAGCGGGTCGACGGCCTCGGTGCGGGCGATCGCGGCCTCGACCACCTCGGCCCTGCCGATCCGGCCCGACTTCAGCGCATCGGCCAGGCCGACCGCGTCCAGGTCGCCAAGGGCGTCGTCGCCGAACGCGTGCACGTGTCGCATGGCACTGACGCTAACCCGCGGACGCCTGCCACCGGGAGGTTTCCCGCCTCGTGCGCGGCCCGGGCCGCATCGGCGCCGGGCGGTCAGGCCTGAATCAGGCCTGACCCACCTCGAAGCGGACGAACCGCGTCACGGTGACGCCGGCGTCGTCGAGCAGCGCCTTGACCGTCTTCTTGCTGTCGGACACCGACGGCTGCTCGAGCAGCACCGCGTCCTTGAAGAAGCCGTTCAGCCGGCCCTCGACGATCTTGGGCAGCGCCTGCTCCGGCTTGCCCTCCGCCTTGGCGGTCTCCTCGGCGATGCGGCGCTCGCTGGCCACCACGTCCTCGGGCACGTCGTCGCGGGACAGGTAGCGAGCCTTGAGCGCGGCGATCTGCAGCGCGACCGCGTGGGCCGCCTCGGTGTCCGAGCCCTGGTACTCGACCAGCACGCCGACCGCGGGGGGCAGGTCGGCCGCTCGCCGGTGCAGGTAGGTCTCGACGGTGCCGTCGAAGTTCGCGACGCGGCGCAACTCCAACTTCTCGCCGATCTTGGCCGACAGCTCCGCGATCGCCTGCTCGACGGTCTTGTCACCGACGCTGGCGCCCTTGAGCTCGTCGACGTCCTTGGCCTTCGACGACACGGCCGCGGCCACGATCTGGTCGGCCAGCGCCTGGAACTCGGCGTTCTTCGCGACGAAGTCGGTCTCGCTGTTCAGCTCGATCAGCGCGCCGCCCTGGGCCGCAACCAGACCTTCGGCCGTCGCGCGCTCGGCGCGCTTGCCGACATCCTTGGCGCCTTTGATGCGCAGCGCCTCGACGGCCTTGTCGAAGTCGCCGTCGTTCTCGGCCAGCGCGTTCTTGCAGTCGAGCATGCCGGCACCGGTGAGTTCCCGAAGCCGCTTGACGTCGGCAGCGGTGAAGTTCGCCATATCAGCCTTCCGTGGGGGTTGGTTCGGGGGTGCCCGCAGCGGCTTCGGTGGGGGCGGTGGCGGTAGCGGAGGCCAACAGCTCCTGCTCCCATTCGGCGAGCGGCTCGGCGGCCTCGGCCTCGGGCTTGTCGCCGCGGCCGACTCCGGCGCGGGCCTGCAGGCCCTCGGCGACCGCCGAGGCGATCACCTTGGTGAGCAACGCGGCCGAACGGATCGCGTCGTCGTTGCCCGGGATCGGGTAGTCGACCTCGTCGGGGTCGCAGTTGGTGTCCAGGATCGCGATGATCGGGATGTTCAGTTTGCGCGCCTCCGCGACCGCGAGGTGCTCCTTGTTGGTGTCGACGACCCAGATGGCCGACGGCACCTTGGCCATGTCGCGGATACCGCCGAGGCTGCGCTCGAGCTTGTTCTTCTCGCGGGTCAGCATCAAGATTTCCTTCTTGGTGCGGCCCTCGAAGCCACCGGTCTGCTCCATCGCCTCGAGCTCCTTGAGGCGCTGCAGGCGCTTGTGCACGGTGGAGAAGTTGGTCAGCATGCCGCCCAGCCAGCGCTGGTTCACGTACGGCATGCCGACGCGGGTCGCCTCGGCAGCGACGGACTCCTGCGCCTGCTTCTTGGTGCCGACGAACAGCACGCTGCCGCCGTGGGCGACGGTCTCCTTGACGAACTCATACGCCTGATCGATGAAGGTCAGGGTCTGCTGCAGGTCGATGATGTAGATGCCGTTGCGGTCGGTGAAGATGAACCGCTTCATCTTGGGATTCCAGCGACGGGTCTGGTGCCCGAAGTGGGTGCCGCTGTCGAGCAGCTGCTTCATGGTTACGACGGCCATGGTTGTGCCTTACCTGTGTCGGTTGTCGCCTGGCATCGGGTTGAGGCCGGGCCCTGGCGGCTGCTGCGATGCCGGACCCGTCGTGGACGGGACCGCCCGGCATGCGATTGCGTTCTCCTGGTGGAACCGGAGACGCGATGCAGACGCGCGAAGTCAGCCCGCGAACGAGCTGCGACCAGCAGTTTACACCGACTCAGCAGGTGGTTTTTGCCATGCTTCCCCAACAGGGCCGCGCGTCCACAAAACCGGCGCGACCGGCTGGCGGGGCCGGCCGCCGGCGCGCTGAACTGCCGGGATGCGGTGGACAGCGCTGCTGTTGTGTGCGGGCCTGGTCAGCGCGGTGCCGGCGGGCGCCGCCGAGGATCGGCTGGAGTGGCCGCTGCGCCCGCCGCCGGCCGTCGCCCGGGGGTTCGACGCCCCGTCGCCCAACTGGAATCCCGGACATCGGGGCGTGGACCTGGCCGGAGCCGCCGGTCAGTCGGTGTATGCGGCGGGCGACGGGACCGTCGTGTTCGCCGGGCTGCTGGCCGGGCGGCCGGTGGTGTCGCTGGCCCATCCCGGTGGCTTGCACACCAGTTACGAGCCGGTCCGGGCGACCGTCCGGGTCGGCCAGCACGTGACGGCTTCGACCGTGATCGGCGGGTTGATGCGCGGGCATGGCGGCTGCCCGGCCGTTGCGTGTTTGCACTGGGGCGCGATGTGGGGGCCGGCGTCGGGTGCGGACTATGTCGATCCGCTGGGCCTGCTGCAGTCCACGCCGGTGCGGCTCAAACCGCTGAACCGCTGAGCGGGCGTCAGGCCCTCGGGTGGGCCTGGTCGTGCACCGCGCGCAACCGGGACACCGCGACGTGGGTGTAGAGCTGGGTGGTCGCCAGGCTGGAATGCCCGAGCAGCTCCTGGACAATGCGCAGGTCAGCGCCGCCTTCGAGCAGGTGTGTCGCCGCGCTGTGCCGCAGGCCGTGCGGCCCCATGTCCGGCGCGCCGTCCACCGCGGCGACGGTCTGATGCACCACCGTGCGCGCCTGCCGGACGTCGAGCCGGCGGCCCCGCGCGCCCAGCAGCAGCGCCGGGCCCGACTCGGCGTTCACCAGCGCCGGGCGCCCGTCGGCCAGCCACGCGCCGAGCGCCTCGCCGGCGGGCCGGCCGAACGGCACGCTGCGCTGCTTGTTGCCCTTGCCGAGAACTCTGACGAGCCGGTGATGGGTGTCGACGTCGTCGATGTCCAGGCCGCACAGCTCGCTGACCCGGATCCCGGTGGCATACAACATCTCCACGATCAGCCGGTCCCGCAACGCCATCGGGTCACCCTGCTGCGCACCGGATTTGGCGGCGGCCATGGCATTGGCGGCCTGGTCCTGGCGCAGCACCGCGGGCAGGATGCGGTGCGCCTTGGGAACCTGCAGCCGCGCGGCCGGGTCTGCGGTGAGCAGGCCGCGCCGCACCGCCCAGGCGGTGAAGGCCTTGACCGCCGAGGTGCGGCGGGCCAGCGTCGTGCGGGCGACACCGGCCGCGGCCGCCGTGGACAGCCAGGAGCGCAGCAGGGGCAGGCTCAGCCCGTCCAGGCCGACGCCGCGGTCGGCGAGGAAGGCGAGCAGCGAGCGCAGGTCGCTGAGGTAGGCCCGACGGGTGTGCGCGGAACGGCCGCACTGCAAGTCCAGGTACTCGTCGAACTCGTCGAGGATCGCCTGCACTCCCCCACGGTCGCAGGCACGGCCCGGCGCGCTCTAGTCGACGCGCCGAAGCGTGTCCGGGGTGAGATCTTTGAGCGTCGGGTAGCCGTCGACGGCCATGATGAGGTCGGCTTCGGCCAGGATCGAGCGCAGCACGTGCACGATGCCGTCGGCGCCGCCGAGCGCCAGGCCGTAGGCGTACGGCCGGCCGATGCCCACGGCGGTGGCGCCCAGCGCGAGCGCCTTGACGATGTCGGCGCCGCTGCGGATCCCCGAATCGAACAGGACCGGCAGCCCGTCGGCCGCCTCGACGACTCCGGGCAGGCACGCGAGGGCGGGCAGGCCCCCGTTGGCCTGACGGCCGCCATGGGTGGAGCAGTAGATGCCGTCGACGCCGCCGTCCCTGGCGCGCCGCGCGTCGTCGGGGTGGCAGATGCCCTTGATGATCAGCGGCAGGTCGGTCAGCGATCGCAGCCAGGCCAGATCGTCCCAGGTCAGGGGATTTCCGAACGTCGTCACCCACTGCAGCACGGTGCCCCGCGGGTCCTCCTCCGGAGGGCGTTGCAGTTTGGCGCGGAAGACCGGATCGCTGGTGTAGTTGCTCAGGCAGAGCCCCCGTAGCTGGGGGAAGTTGGCCGTGCTGAGGTCGCGCGGACGCCACCCGGGAATCCAGGTGTCGAGGGTGACGACGATGCCCTGGTAGCCGGCGGCTTCGGCCCGCTGGACGAGGCTGGCGGCCAGGTCGCGATCCCTCGGCGTGTACAGCTGGAAGAAGCCGGGGGTGTCACCGAATTGCGCGGCGACGTCTTCCATCGGGTCGGCGGTCAGGGTGGACACGACCATCGGGACGCCGGTGGCCGCGGCCGCACGCGCGGTGGCCAGGTCGCCGTGGCCGTCTTGGGCGCAGATGCCGATGACGCCGATCGGGGCCATGAACACCGGCGACGGCAGCGTCAGGCCGAACATCTGCACCGACAGGTCGCGGGCGGCGGCGCCGACGAACATGCGCGGTATCAGGCCCCAGCGATCGAATGCCTCCCGGTTGGCCCGCTGCGTGCGTTCGTCTCCGGCGCCACCGGTGACGTAGGACCACACCGACGGCGACATGGCCCGCTCGGCGCGTGCCTCCAGCTCCGCGAAGGCCATCGGCAGCGCGGGCGCCACCCCGCCCAGGCCCTTGAAGTAGATCTCGTTCTGGTAGTCGCCGAAAGCCATGCGATAGACAATGCCAGGCGGCCGTCAGGCTGACGAGTTCGCCGACTCCGCCTGCGCCAGTTCTTTCTTCCATTGCCGGAAGGTCTCTTCGGTGCGGCCGCGGCGCCAATACCCCGAGATCGACGACGCCCATTTGGCGTCCACGCCCCGCTCCTTGCGGATGTAGGGGCGCAGATTGTGCATGACGGCCTGGGCCTCGCCGTGGATGAAGACGTGCACCCGTCCCGGCAGCCAGGGCGCGCTGGTGACGGCCTCGATCAGCGGCGCGTGGTCGCCGGCGCGATCCTCGGGAACCAGGTCGGCGCGGCCGCCGCGGTAGACCCAGTGCACCTCGACGCCGTCGGGTGCGGTCAGCGGGAGCTCGTCCTCTGGGCCCGCGACCTCGATGAACGCCTTGCCGACCGCGCTGGGGGGCAGCGCCTCGAGCGCCGCGGCGATGGCCGGCAGCGCCGATTCGTCGCCGGCCAGCAGGTGCCAGTCGGCGGCCGGGTCGGGCGTGTAGGCGCCGCCGGGGCCCATCAGGTGGATCGTTTGGCCGGGTTGGGCGGTCGAGGCCCACTGACCCGCCATGCCGTGCTCACCGTGCACGACGATGTCCAGCGTGATGCGGCGATTCTCGATGTCGACGTGGCGAACGGTGAGGGTCCGCACCGAGGGCTTTTTCTCCGGGGGCAGGTCGGCGAAGCTGTCGAGGGTCAGCGGCTCGGGCAAGCCGGCCACGTCCACGTCGTCGGCGACGAACACCAGCTTGACGTAGGAGTCGGTGAACTTGCTGGGCACGAAAGCGTCAAAGTCCTTGCTCCCGAGCACTATCCGCACCATGTGCGGTGTGAGTTGTTCGGTACCTACAACTTCGAAGCATTGCAGTGGTCGACCTGCCACTTGTCCTCCTCGTCAAACCCCGACCCCCGGTCGACTATACGAGTCGCGTCGTGGATGCGGCTTGGCCTGCGGCGACGCGGCGGCGCCAATGCCCTATCCGCGTGACTGCCACCCGGCCCGGTGCGAGCCATCCAGGCGTCGAAGCACGCCCCGCGCTATGCGCGTACGCGACCCGACGAAGACGCGCCGTTGCAGTACCCGAGTTGCGGATACCGACGGGTGGTGACGGTGATCGCACCTTCGGTGTTGGTGATGGTGGCGCCCTCTGCGCCGACGGTGGCGGTGGCGGTTCGGTGCGCGGGGGTTATGACCTCACCCACGTGTGGGCCGGCACCCGTGGTGGCGGAGCCGCTGAAGAGCTCGATTTCGACCTTGGCGCGGCGGTACTGGGTGAGGGTGAACGGACCGTAGCTGCCGGCGTGTAGTCGAGTGTTGGAAGGGATTACGGCGCCGCCCGCGTAACACCTACCAAGGGTGGTGACAGTGCTGCCGTCGTTGATGGTGACGGGGACGTTCATTACGCAGGTCCCGGCGCCTTCCACGGTGATGGAGCCGCTGTTGACGAGCATGCTGGTGCCTTCGGCGAGAGCGATGGTGCTGCCATACGGGAGGGTGACGGTTTGACCTTGCAGGATGCGGATGCCGATGGCGGGGCCTGCATTCCGGACGGTGGTGTTGGCTGCGGCCCGGGCCACCGCACGAGCAAGGGCGCCCTGCCCGTGGGCATCATTGGTCTGCGATGGTTCGCCGCCCAGGATCGGGGCGCTCGTGGACGCGGAATCAACGGCAGCGCCGTCCGCTTCCGCGGTGGCGTCGTCTTGGACCCGTGTTTCGGCGTGCCGAACTTCGGCGTTTTCTCCATCACTCTTGTGGTAGTCCGGTGAACGGGTCGCTGCGGTTACCGCACCCGGCCCGGCAAGCATTGCCATCAGTCCCTTGAGGAACGTGCTTGCCATCGGGATCGCTGCGGTGTGCCGAGCGGTGGCGTTACGGCTGGCAGCAACGGACAACAGCGAAGCCGTCTCGATCCGCGGGGCCGCCGTGGACCAGCTCAGCGGCACCGATAACGGCCCGCGCGAGATCGCCTTGCCGCGCCGTCCGGAGGCCTCGCCCGACGGGGACTGCACCGGCTCGGGTGCCCTGGGGTTCCAGTCGTCGCCTCGCCCAACACTTTCCGCGATCTCGCCTGTGTGAACCGGACCCATCAGTCAACCTCAGACGTGTCGAGATCCCAGCAGCACCGACCTCCATTGAGCTCTATATATCGACAACAAGATCTACCGTCCGATCCAGACGCGGCCAACGTCGAATCATCTTGCGGGCCTTGGATTCCGGAGAGCCCCGCGAGACCCGACAGGCCCGGGGCGGCAAGCCCGCTCGGAGAGATGCCGACCACCACAGGCGACGGGACCGGCGGCACGGGCGGCACCGGCGCACCGGGGGCGATGGTGACCGGGCCGATCACGCCGGTGGAGGTGTAACTCCCGCCGGGGCCAATGGTGATGACCTCGCCGGGTCCGACGGTGATGCTTCCGCCAGTGAGGATGGGGACGACGCCGCCGGGATCGACGGTGAAGGTGCTGCCAGAGCCGACGGTGACGATGCCGCTGTCGGCCAGGGTGGCCCCGACCGTGACGGTGCCACCGTTGGTCAGCGCGCCGCCCGAACTGACCGTGAACGTGCCGCTGTCCGTGAGCGTGCCGCCCGCGCTGACCGTGAACGTGCCGCCATCGGTCAAGACGCCGCCACTGGTGACAGTGACGGTCCCGCTATCCGTCAGCGTGTTGCCGGCATTGATGGTCAGCGTGCCGCCATCGGTCAGGATGCCACTGGGGCTGACCGCCACGGCGCCGCTATCGGTCAACGTGCCACCCGAGCTGACCGTCACCGTCCCGCCGTCAGTCAACAAGCCACCCGAGCTGACCGTCACCGTCCCGCCATCGGTCAACGTGCCACCGGCGCTGACCGTCACGGTGCCGCCATCAGTCAGGCTGCCACCCGAGCCCAGAAGCCCTCCACCGCCGACCGTCACGGTACCGCCATCGGTCAACGTGCCACCCGAACCCACCGTCACCGTCCCCCCAGACCCGAGGACCGACCCACCATTGACAGAAAGAGCACCGCCGTTCGCCACGGTGAGATCGCCACTGTCAGTGAGGATCCCGCCCGATCCCAGGACCGAACCCCCGTCAACGGAAAGAGTTCCGCCATTCGTGACGCTGACGGCGCCGCCGTCCGTGAAGGTGCCACCGGACCCCAGAACCGACCCACCGTTGACGGTGACAGTCCCACCATCGGTCAACGCGCCACCCGAATGGACCGTCACCACACCACCATCGGTCAACACACCCGTAGAACCCACACTCAGCGTGCCCCCGCCGTTCACGTTCACCACACCCGTGGAACCCACATCAATCGTGCCCGCAACTACGGCACCACCATTGACATTCAGCGTGCCGTTATCCACCACAGTCACACCAGAATCCACAGTAAACGAGCCACTGTCCGTCAACACCCCACCCGAATCAACCGTCAGCGCACCACTATCAGTCAGGCTGCCACCGTTGGCGACGGTGACAGTGCCGCTATCCGTCAGCGTGCCACCCGAATTGATCGTGACGGTGCCGCTGTCAGTGAGCGTGGCGCCCGGGCCGACGGCCAGGGCCCCGCCGCTATTCACGTTGAGCGAACCTGTGGAACCCACGTCGATCGTGCCACTGAGGCTGACGCCGCTGTTGATGTCGAGCGTGCCGTCGTCTGTCAGAGTGACACCGGAACCGACGGTGAGCGTCCCGCCATCAGTCAACGTGCCGCCCGAATTGATCGTCAGCGCACCACTATCCGCCAACGTGCCGCCGCTGGTGACCGTCACGGTCCCGCTGTCGGTCAACGTCCCCCCGCTGGCAACGGTGACGGTCCCGCTGTCCGTCAGGGTGCCACCCGAACCCACGGCCACTGTGCCGCTATCGGTGAGGGTGCCACCGGAGCCGACGGTCAACGTGCCGCTATCGGTGCCACCGGTACTGACAATGATGGTCCCGCCCGTATTGGTCACAGTGCCGCCGTCGGTAAGCATCCCGCCCCCGGTGACGGTGACGGTCCCAGCGTCCGTCAGGGTGCCACCCGAGCTCACAGTCAATGCGCCGCTGTCCGTCAGGGCGCCACCGGTGTCGACGGTCAGGGCGCCGCCGGAGCCCACGGTCAGGGCGCCGCCGTCGGTCAGCGTGCCACCCGAGCCCACGGTCAACGTGCCGCCGTCGGCCAAGGTGCCACTGGCGCTGATCGTCAGAGTGCCGCTGTCGGTCAGGGTGCCGCCCGAGCCGAGAATCCCTCCGCTGCCGACGGTCAGGGTGCCCCCATCGGTGAGGGTGCCGCCGGAGCTGATGGTCACGGTGCCACCGGAACCGACAACCGCCCCGCCGTTGACGGAGACGGCGCCGCCGTTCGCGACGGTGAGGGTGCCGCTGTCGGTGATGGCGCCGCCGGAGCCGAGGATTGTGCCGCCGTTTGCGGAGAGGGTAGCGCCGTTGCCGACGGTGAGGGTGCCGCTGTTACTGAGCGTTCCGCCGGAGCCGAGAACCGTTCCGGCATCGACGTTGAGGGCGCCGCCGTTCGCCACGGTGAGACTGCCGCTGTTAGTGAGGGTGCCACCGGAACCCAGCACCGCACCGCCGTTGACCGTGACACTACCGCTATCACTCAACGCACCACCCGCATTGACCGTGACCGCACCGCCGTCGGTCAACGTGCCACCACTGGCGACCGTCACCGTCCCGCTGTCCGACAAGCTGCCACCCGAGCTCACGGTCAGCGTCCCGCTGTCCGTCACAGCACCGCCCTGCCCGACCGTCACCGTGCCGCTATCGGTGAGCGTGATCCCAGAGTCGACAGTCAACGTGCCGCCGTCGGTCACAGTGCCACCCGAATTCACCGTCAACGCACCACTATCCGTCAACACGCCACCCGAATTCACCGTCACCGCACCGCTGTCGGTCAACGTCCCCCCGCTGGAGACAGTGACGGTTCCACTATCCGACAAGGCGCCACCAGCATTGACAGTCAGCGTGCCGCTGTCGGTGAACGTGACGCCAGGACTCACCGTCAAGGTGCCGCTATCGCTACCACCAGCACTGACCACCAGGGACCCACCCGTATTGGTCAGGGCGCCACCATCGGTCAACGTACCGCCGCCGGTAACGGTCACAGTCCCGCCGTCTGCCAAAGTGCCGGTGGAACCGATGGTCACCGCGCCGCTATCCGACAAAGTGCCACCCGAGCCGACCGTGACGGTCCCGCCATCGGTCAAAGTGCCGGTGGAACGGATGGTCACCGCGCCGCTATCCGTCAAAGTGCCACCGGCGCTGACCGTCACGGTCCCGCCATCGGTCAGGGTGCCACCCGACCCCAGAACCCCTCCACCGCTGACGGTCACCGTGCCGCCATCGGTGAGCACACCACCGGAACTGACCGTCACGGTGCCACCAGAACCGACAACCGACCCCCCGTCGACCGAAAGGGCACCGCCATTCGCCACGGTGAGACTGCCGCTGTCCGTGACGACACCACCCGAGCCCAGCACCGACCCGCCGTCCACGGAAAGAGTGCCACCGTTCGCCACCGTCACGGTGCCGCTGTCAGTCAGCGTGCCACCAGAACCCAGCACCGCACCGCCGTTGACCGTGACACTACCGCTATCACTCAACGCACCACCCGCATTGACCGTGACCGCACCGCCGTCGGTCAACGTGCCAGAGGCACCCACAGTCAACGTGCCACTATTGACATTCACCGCACCCGTGGAACTCACATCGAGCGTCCCCGCGACACTGGCGCCGCTGTTGATATCAAGCGTGCCGTCATCGACAAGGGTCACACCAGAACCCACAGTCAACGAACCACTATTCGTCAACACCCCACCCGAATCAACCGTCAGCGCACCATTATCCGCCATCACCCCACCCGCATTGACCGTAACCACACCACCATCGGTCAACGTGCCGCCACTGGCGACCGTCACCGTCCCGCTGTCCGACAAGCTGCCACCCGAGCTCACGGTCAGCGTCCCGCTGTCCGTCACAGCACCGCCCTGCCCGACCGTCACCGTGCCGCTATCGGTGAGCGTGATCCCAGAGTCGACAGTCAACGTGCCGCCGTCGGTCACAGTGCCACCCGAATTCACCGTCAGCGCACCACTATCCGTCAGCACGCCACCCGAATTCACCGTCACCGCACCGCCGTCGGTCAACGTCCCACCACTGGAGACAGTGACGGTTCCGCTATCCGACAGGGTGCCACCGGTGTTGACGGTCACCGCGCCGCTGTCGGTGAAGGTCACGCCAGGACTCACGGTCAAGGTGCCGCTATCGCTACCACCAGCACTGACCACCAGGGACCCACCCGTATTGGTCAGGGTGCCACCATCGGTCAACGCGCCGCCGCCAGTAACGGTCACGGTCCCGCCATCCGTCAACGTCCCGGTGGAGCTGATGGTCAGAGTCCCGCCATCGGTCAGGGTGCCACCCGACCCCAGAACCCCTCCACCGCTGACGGTCACCGTGCCGCCATCGGTGAGCACACCACCGGAACTGACCGTCACGGTGCCACCAGAACCGACAACCGACCCCCCGTCGACCGAAAGGGCACCGCCATCCGCCACGGTCAGTGTGCCGCTATCCGTGAGAAGGCCGCCGGACCCGAGAACCGTTCCGCCGTCCACGGAAAGAGTGCCACCGTTCGCCACCGTCACGGTGCCGCTGTCAGTCAGCGTGCCACCAGAACCCAGCACCGCACCGCCGTTGACCG
This window harbors:
- a CDS encoding amidase, with the protein product MRHVHAFGDDALGDLDAVGLADALKSGRIGRAEVVEAAIARTEAVDPLLNGLAYAAFEQARAAAAAPSGGYFAGVPTFIKDNVDVAGQPTMHGTDAWTSWNAVADSVFTELFLATGLTSVGKTQLSEFGFSAAAEHPRLGPVRNPWDTDYTAGASSSGSGAFVAAGVVPMAHANDGGGSIRIPAACNGLVGLKPSRGRLPLDPTLRRMPVGVVANGVVSRSVRDTAAFYREAERIWRNPKLAPVGDVTAPGRQRLRIAVLTRSIQRESSPQTRELTLKSAGLLEELGHRVEHLDEPPVAASFVDDFVMYWGFLALAQVRGGRHMFGATFDRSKLDSLTLGLLRHTSRNLHRLPTAIVRLRRARGRTARFFRTYDAVLTPTVADETPRIGVLAPTDYQQVISRLIDWVSFTPLHNVTGEPAISLPLAQSADGMPVGMMLSADVGQETLLLELAYELEEAQPWPRIHTAG
- the tsf gene encoding translation elongation factor Ts translates to MANFTAADVKRLRELTGAGMLDCKNALAENDGDFDKAVEALRIKGAKDVGKRAERATAEGLVAAQGGALIELNSETDFVAKNAEFQALADQIVAAAVSSKAKDVDELKGASVGDKTVEQAIAELSAKIGEKLELRRVANFDGTVETYLHRRAADLPPAVGVLVEYQGSDTEAAHAVALQIAALKARYLSRDDVPEDVVASERRIAEETAKAEGKPEQALPKIVEGRLNGFFKDAVLLEQPSVSDSKKTVKALLDDAGVTVTRFVRFEVGQA
- the rpsB gene encoding 30S ribosomal protein S2, with product MAVVTMKQLLDSGTHFGHQTRRWNPKMKRFIFTDRNGIYIIDLQQTLTFIDQAYEFVKETVAHGGSVLFVGTKKQAQESVAAEATRVGMPYVNQRWLGGMLTNFSTVHKRLQRLKELEAMEQTGGFEGRTKKEILMLTREKNKLERSLGGIRDMAKVPSAIWVVDTNKEHLAVAEARKLNIPIIAILDTNCDPDEVDYPIPGNDDAIRSAALLTKVIASAVAEGLQARAGVGRGDKPEAEAAEPLAEWEQELLASATATAPTEAAAGTPEPTPTEG
- a CDS encoding tyrosine recombinase XerC, whose amino-acid sequence is MQAILDEFDEYLDLQCGRSAHTRRAYLSDLRSLLAFLADRGVGLDGLSLPLLRSWLSTAAAAGVARTTLARRTSAVKAFTAWAVRRGLLTADPAARLQVPKAHRILPAVLRQDQAANAMAAAKSGAQQGDPMALRDRLIVEMLYATGIRVSELCGLDIDDVDTHHRLVRVLGKGNKQRSVPFGRPAGEALGAWLADGRPALVNAESGPALLLGARGRRLDVRQARTVVHQTVAAVDGAPDMGPHGLRHSAATHLLEGGADLRIVQELLGHSSLATTQLYTHVAVSRLRAVHDQAHPRA
- a CDS encoding lactate 2-monooxygenase, producing the protein MAFGDYQNEIYFKGLGGVAPALPMAFAELEARAERAMSPSVWSYVTGGAGDERTQRANREAFDRWGLIPRMFVGAAARDLSVQMFGLTLPSPVFMAPIGVIGICAQDGHGDLATARAAAATGVPMVVSTLTADPMEDVAAQFGDTPGFFQLYTPRDRDLAASLVQRAEAAGYQGIVVTLDTWIPGWRPRDLSTANFPQLRGLCLSNYTSDPVFRAKLQRPPEEDPRGTVLQWVTTFGNPLTWDDLAWLRSLTDLPLIIKGICHPDDARRARDGGVDGIYCSTHGGRQANGGLPALACLPGVVEAADGLPVLFDSGIRSGADIVKALALGATAVGIGRPYAYGLALGGADGIVHVLRSILAEADLIMAVDGYPTLKDLTPDTLRRVD
- a CDS encoding siderophore-interacting protein; amino-acid sequence: MAGRPLQCFEVVGTEQLTPHMVRIVLGSKDFDAFVPSKFTDSYVKLVFVADDVDVAGLPEPLTLDSFADLPPEKKPSVRTLTVRHVDIENRRITLDIVVHGEHGMAGQWASTAQPGQTIHLMGPGGAYTPDPAADWHLLAGDESALPAIAAALEALPPSAVGKAFIEVAGPEDELPLTAPDGVEVHWVYRGGRADLVPEDRAGDHAPLIEAVTSAPWLPGRVHVFIHGEAQAVMHNLRPYIRKERGVDAKWASSISGYWRRGRTEETFRQWKKELAQAESANSSA